Proteins co-encoded in one Corylus avellana chromosome ca9, CavTom2PMs-1.0 genomic window:
- the LOC132191496 gene encoding probable arabinosyltransferase ARAD1, which yields MAEKTTSSLGIFSRNSLFCLFTIISVMFILSWFFVLRSTGHPHYIDHNLLPNSKLLATSDNGDSTTHSQKDVEPSTGNRSILVDIEEEAPPENAITQSKDEVKCNPNNGLLVAQEKENKVVLKVFMYDLPPKFHFGLLDWKVQGDSVWPDIRSKIPDYPGGLNLQHSIEYWLALDLLASQLPEAQNAHSAIRVHNSSEADIIFVPFFSSLCYNRYSKADPHQKKSRNKLLQEELVRFLTAQKEWKRSGGHDHLIVAHHPNSLLDARMKLWPATFILADFGRYPPNIANVEKDVIAPYKHVIRSKVNDSSDFDSRPTLLYFQGAIYRKAGGFVRQELFYLLKDEKDVHFAFGSVQKDGIKKATQGMHSSKFCLNIAGDTPSSNRLFDAIASHCVPVIISDDIELPYEDVVDYSQFCIFVRSRDALKEKFLLNLIRGIRKDEWTRMWQKLKEVENLYEFQYPSKEGDAVQMIWQAVARKVPAIRMKLHKSRRFSRSLSRSDRGLRLIPSPSNFW from the exons ATGGCTGAGAAGACTACCTCGTCCCTGGGGATTTTTTCGCGGaactctttgttttgtttgttcaCAATAATATCAGTCATGTTCATATTATCTTGGTTTTTCGTGCTGCGTTCAACTGGTCATCCTCACTACATTGACCATAATTTGTTACCTAATTCTAAGCTTCTTGCTACAAGTGACAATGGGGATTCTACAACCCATAGTCAAAAGGATGTTGAACCCTCGACGGGAAATCGATCAATCCTTGTGGACATTGAAGAAGAAGCACCCCCAGAAAATGCAATAACCCAATCAAAAGATGAggtcaaatgcaatcccaataATGGACTACTTGTAgctcaggaaaaagaaaataaagtagtTCTTAAGGTTTTTATGTATGATTTACCCCCCAAATTTCATTTTGGGCTTTTAGATTGGAAGGTTCAAGGTGATAGTGTTTGGCCTGATATTCGATCTAAGATACCTGATTATCCTGGTGGGTTGAACTTGCAACACAGTATAGAATATTGGCTTGCTTTGGATCTCCTCGCTTCTCAACTCCCTGAAGCTCAAAATGCTCATAGTGCAATAAGAGTCCACAACTCCAGTGAAGCTGATATTATATTTGTaccattcttttcttctttatgctATAACCGATATTCCAAGGCCGACCCACACCAGAAAAAGAGCAGGAACAAGTTGCTACAAGAGGAGTTGGTGAGGTTCTTAACTGCTCAGAAGGAATGGAAGAGGTCAGGAGGACATGACCACTTAATTGTGGCCCATCATCCAAATAGCCTTTTAGATGCAAGGATGAAGCTCTGGCCTGCAACATTTATACTTGCGGACTTTGGAAGGTATCCTCCCAACATAGCAAATGTTGAGAAAGATGTGATTGCACCTTACAAGCATGTCATCAGATCAAAAGTTAATGACTCTTCTGATTTTGATAGCCGTCCAACTTTGCTATACTTCCAAGGAGCAATATATAGAAAAGCT GGAGGCTTTGTTCGGCAAGagttattttatcttttgaagGATGAGAAGGATGTGCATTTTGCATTTGGAAGCGTTCAAAAGGATGGAATTAAGAAAGCTACCCAGGGAATGCACTCTTCAAAGTTCTGCCTCAATATAGCAGGCGACACCCCCTCATCGAACCGCCTCTTTGATGCCATTGCTAGCCACTGTGTCCCAGTCATCATCAGCGACGATATCGAGCTCCCTTATGAGGATGTTGTTGACTATTCCCAGTTCTGCATATTTGTTCGTTCAAGGGATGCTCTCAAAGAAAAATTCCTCTTAAATCTCATCAGGGGTATTAGGAAGGATGAATGGACCAGAATGTGGCAGAAGTTGAAAGAGGTTGAAAACCTCTATGAATTTCAGTACCCCTCGAAGGAGGGTGATGCAGTCCAAATGATATGGCAGGCTGTTGCGCGCAAGGTTCCCGCTATCAGAATGAAGTTGCACAAGTCTAGGCGGTTCTCTCGTTCTCTTTCCCGCTCCGACAGGGGGCTAAGATTGATACCATCACCTAGTAATTTTTGGTGA